The nucleotide sequence CAGTAACAGCTTTTCAAGCACTGTTAAATCTTTTATCATTCATTAGAGTTctctaatgttattttttgaCAAAGTATATGCTTAGACTAAGAAATACCTGCGCTTGTTTCCAACAGCGTAAGAACCATTTAAACCTGTGTTTAGCACCATTCTGAGTTTAAATCTATTAAAACCTCTAATCCATATTCCCCTGCATATTTGTAGCATTATTCTGTACCTATGCTAGAACATGCCTgaaaacatttctatatttaaacAGTCAAACTTAATATTTCTCTTCAACagatatttaaaattttaactCACTAAGGCTGTACAATAGAACTAATCATCTGTTGTAGGCAATTTGTCTCAGAATGAGAAGAAAGGTTGGcaataataatgcaaataaagCAAATGTATGATGGAAAAGCCTGCTGCTCTTTCACCCTGACTTGGCAGTCCTGCGCTGAGCTAGCCACAGTCTTTTTCCAATTACAGAAATCACAGCACAGAAGTAAAAGAAGAACGAAATGAGGTGGTTGAGACAGAACTGCTACAAGCGCACATGCACTAAATGCATTGATCGTGGTCAGGAGTGATTTTGGTAAATGTCAACCCTACAATTAGAACCTGTCTGGTTTTCTACTCAGCAGAGCACAAACTCACTTGGCGTCTGGCAAATATGTCGTTTCTTTGACACAATCCATTTCATCAACAGTAATGAAATGGGGCATCACAAACATTTGTGAAAGCACTTTCCTTTAGACACTACTACTGCTTTACTATGTCTGTACTGCCTGTCCATAAATCTGAGAAGTGGTGAAACATGGTCAATTATAAATATTGATCCTGATAATCAAATATGATAATAATACATAGTTTTTTGTGGCTCTATCAAAATTCCATATAAAAGCCAAAAAAAGAATCTATTTTGgattaaaaaaagtacaaaccATACAGCTCCCCCACTTCCCGAAAACCAAAGCCTTGATTTATTTGACACCGAGCAGTTGATGATTAACAGATACCAATACAAATGCAAGAAGCTTTATGTTTAAGacacatatgcacacatttAGCCTACTGATGACACCTAAATgctgttatattatatatcatgaaaaacatgtattcgtaAATTGAAGTGTAATACAGAAACAGACAATGGAACTGAAAAAAACTTTAAGAAACTCTCAATAAATTAAGAAATTTTCATGATATTAAggacattttaaaaaatctgcatgaATTGGCTTGATCGTACGTTTTATTATCAAAGTTGTTATTTATCGAATTGTATATCTCAATAAAACCAAAGAATTTTAAACAGTCACTTTTTTCTTATAACAACAGGGAACCCTAGTGGTGGACATTTGACATGACGACTGAATTTAAAACTGTGACCTTTAATTGTTACTGAGCATTGTCTATTATACCATAAATGTTAGAATGATTTTTGATGTCAGATATATTATTTGTTTCGAAATGTCATACATGAAAGGACACTAAATTGTAGATTTGAGTTGAATGTCTTTCACTAGAGACTTCTTAtaatttaaatggattaaagCAATCTcattaaagaaaattattttcaataaagaagGCATTGTATATGGTTTATGTAAATATAGTGTTCTATTGTTAATTGATTAAATAAGGACTACATTTCCCAGAATGCTATTTTATAATCTACAGGAAGTTGCAGTAACTTCAAAAAAATCTTAGCACAATTGCTCAATGTCATATTGTCTACCCTCCTGACAGATACAGTGGAAGAGATACACTACATCGTGATGAAGTTGCTTTGCGGTATTACCTTGATTTTATCAATTGCTGTTGCCTATTACATCTACATCCCATTGCCTGGGCAAATTTCAGAGCCATGGAAACTGATGGTGTTGGATGCAACATTTCGAGGAGTTGTGTGGATGGTAAGTACCCCATTTAAACAATCCTGCAGGTGAACTGGAGAAAGGGcttttctgattggctgattgtGATGTCTAACTCAAATATCAATTTTTCAACAGAatcaaaataacatcaaaaacaaCAGTTGGTTTTTCCAAGTgcttaaagttaaataaaatataaagtgatTTCTATTTATAGTACATTAAAGCTATTAAGGGTTACTAAGATAATATCTCAGATCAGCTCAGAtctcaaaagaaaatatatccAACATTCCCTAATGTCAAAGCAAAATGTGTTTCGAAGAGACAGGTTAAGAGAGACCCTGATAAGCCTGCTCTAATGAACTATGGCCAACTTGGCACATCCACAGAATGTACCCAAGGGCAAGATGTAATGTTCGCTCACTGTCTTCACAAACTATTCTCTCTTTTTCAATTGCCCCGGTATGACACTTACTCCCTTTGTCAATGTACCAACAATATCACAACATGCAGATTGTATTTCAAAACCACAAGCAGGGTTCACATATCTAACCTTGTTTGTTGTCTTCTAGGGAGATGTTGCTCACTCGGTTGGTCTGAGTCACAGTGTTCGTGTGATCAACTTTGCCGTGGTCAGTTTTGAGAGTATTGTGCCGGTCACGTATAAGGAGATCCTGGTGGAAGACACTCTGTTTGATGGTGTCCACGTGCGCATATACCACCCTCCTGGAAAGAAAGAAGGCTATCTGAGGAGGGCGGTTGTATTCATCCATGGTGGTGGATGGTCTTTGGGTGCTCCAAGTATGTCACAGACGATGTCTTTTTAATACTGTATTACAACCGTTAGGGCCCATATAAGAATAACATTCAGAGATTGTGAATACATATGTATGCATGTGTTGTGACTGGTTTCAATCTGCCATCAGAGTTGGGCTCATATGACAGTCTCTGTGGACAAATGTCAGTTGATCTGGATGCAGTAGTTGTCACAGTGGAGTGAGTATACACCCTGATCCTTCACACACTGTAAGAAAGAGCGAAATCACAGTCACAATGAATTCTTCTTTTCTTGTTTGCGCAGTTATCGCATGGCACCTGATGTGCACTTCCCTGTGCAGTATGAAGACTGCGTCCAGGCCGCTAAGCACTTCCTGAAGCCAGCAACTCTGGCACAATATTTGGTGGATCCAGAGCGAGTAGCAGTGTGCGGAGACAGTGCTGGTGGGAATCTGGCTGCTGCAGTGGCTCAGCGGGTACATCACAAAAAAACCTCATTTTCTAATTTacaaacttaaagggacagttcaccaaaaacagAACATTCGGTCATCAATTATTCGcactcttgttatttcaaaccttctgcagaatgcaaaagaagtgtttggtaaccgaacaaaggtgatactcattcacttctattgaattgaaaccaatgcaaatgaattGGTACTGCTGTGATTCGGTTACCAACATGttctttatttactcaaccaCTGTGGTGTGGGGGCCTCAGTCACCAttaacttacattacattatgttATACAGGGGTGTCAAAACATACCATTGAGGACAATTGATATGATTGATTTTGACTTTGATATAAAACTTATCCATATTGTGttaaaatattgcttttttaaGGGTGCTTAGAAGGTTGGTCACAGCGATTCCGTATACCGTGACAGCGCTATTCATTATctcaataaaatatacaatgaaaTCTCTGATTTCAGAGTTTTGTATCTTACCATTTATGAGCACAGTTTGACATGTGCCAAGGACATGCGAAACAACAGAGTCTATTTTTTAGAAACATCAAAggtaaaacaattacaaaaaaattctcAATTTGCTCTTTGTCTCATTACCGTCTATGAGATAAATGTAGGATATTATAGACATAATCTTTTAGAATTGCTTTTTTCAACTTGGCTCGAATGTCATTTGATTGTGGTAATATTTTAAGACAAACATGTACTTTTTTCTCCCTAGATTGGAATAGACGACAGTATCTCTGTGAAATTCAAGCTTCAGGTCTTGATCTACCCTGTACTCCAAGCTTTAGACTTCAACACAGCGTCCTATCAACAAAACCAAAACGTTCCCATCTTGTATCGCAAACTAATGGCTCGTTTCTGGCTAGAATATCTAGGTGCCGACCCCGACCTTATTCACTCCCTTCTGATCAATAACCACACAGCTCTGGACCAAAACCACATGTCCCTGAACAGCTCAAAGCTTGACTGGACCACTCTCCTCCCCAAAAAGATGATAAAGCATTATAAACCGGTCATCCCTGTAACTGGGTCTTCCAACATCTTGAAGGATGTACCGGCGTTACTGGATGCCAGGGCTGCACCTTTACTCGCAGAAGAGGAGGTTTTGCGTATGGCGCCGCGTGCATATGTTTTAACTGGCGAGCATGATGTTTTGAGGGATGATGGGATTATGTATGCCCGGAGGCTGGAGCTGGCAGGGGTCCATGTCACAAATGACCACTATGAAGACGGATTTCATGGCTGTGTGAGCTTTGCTTTCTGGCCCTGCTTCTTCTCTGTGGGAATGAGGGCAGTGCAGAATTATATCGCTTGGGTTGATGAGAATTTGTAGTTTTTTGACTTACATGTACGAATGCAGAGAAAGGTAAAGGTGACAGCAGATGCCAATATTAGCACACGGTAATTTCAGAAGAGCAGTATTTGATTCTTTACTGACTGAAGATTTGTGATTTACATATTGTAGATGGAGTAACATACTAACAGACTGattatttcatgtatttgaaTTAAGTATTTTATACGAAACTAATACTGTTTTTAGATGTCTAGAAGTGCTTTCCTCTTCAACTAATACACTAAAAACTGATTTATCAGATTTATCTtgatactgtactgtatgtgagaatTACACATTCAATTTTGTTTATTCAGAAAATACTTATAATGCAtgcaagacatttaaaaaaatgcttacaTTTCTGTGCATTTAGTCCATATTGCTAATACACAGTTGATAATAAGTCGAATCTCACTATCCGTCTTATTTGTGATGGACTTCCAATTTtctccaaaataaaataagtcaaaatgTTCAGATTCTTACTGTGAATTGTAGGATTCTGTATTGTGGcagcaataaacaataaaaaattgtctaCTCAGGTGGAACttattattttgaaatctattatttctaaataatattaaaactttgCAACCGAGGAGGACACTATAGTAGGAATTTGTGTATGACACTAAGAATGACTTGGTTACGTTTTATGTTCCATACATctgcaaatgcatgaaaatgaGCTTCTATTATAAGAGTTTGTTGGAGTGCACAaatttaaataatgcaatacCAACCCCTACATTCATTGAAAAGAGAATTAAGCCAATATTTTGGGTTTCAGGACTAAGTTTAAACCACTAATTCAAgtgatattttttaaagggatgatccacccaaaaatgaaagttctttcatgaattactcccttcccccaagttgttccacaccggttaatttctttgttcatcattgattaccatagtaggaaaattttaaatggtggtcaaaggtgccacagaactgtttgctttcctacaatcttcaaaatttctcattttgagttaaacagaaacaataatttttcctactattgtagtcaataaCGCCCCAGAAatatcagttgctaacatttttccaaatatctttctccgtattcatcagaacaaagaaatgtatacagtgtTGGAATgacttgagtgtgagtaaatggagaaaacatttttggatgaactatccctttaatttgacTATTATTTACCTTTTTATTGGACGTTTCCAAAGTCCTTCCTAGAGGGCCGGTGTCCTTCAGAGTTAAGCTTCAACTCTAATCCAACACACCTGAAGCAGTTAATCAAGGTCTTATTAGGCAGACTAAAAACTTCCAGACAGGTGTGCTGAGTGAAGTTTGAGCTAAACTCTTCAGGACGGCCGCCCTCCAGGACCGAATTTCCACACCCTATCATCTATGTCAATTTAGCTACAATGTAGCCCTCTTGTGGCCAAATGATGAAGTGACTGTAGATATGAAATAAAGCCAGTGCAGCTGTGCTTCACCCACACTTCATTGCAAAGCAAGCAACATTTACTAAGTGTTAactggcccggtttcacagacaaggcttaaggttagtcccagactaaaatgaatgtgtgacctatCATAACTGAATAAAACTTGCctagaaatatcttaaaatatatcagtgttttgtctcaagttgcacaccagtaatgtattcttccaagggatttttataaaagcgacataaataacttaattcaactaaagcacagtcctggtttaagctaagCCGTGTCTCTGAAACCGGGGCTGTACTTGCtgcattaaacattatacaCACAATACATGACTCAACACACCtttttgaaaaacaagaaataaaaaactataatttatttttgttgcattCTGCAATTTTCATAAATGTGGCAGTGAACAAACCGGCAATAATCTTCGAAGTTCTCCAAAATCAAGAAGCTAAAATCTGAGTTCAAGTAATGACCACTGAAGAGCAAAaggaacaaataaaacaacgcTACCAAACTATAGGATTAGAAAATACAACACTATACCCCACTATAAGATCCAAGACTTAACTAAGAAGAGTTTTAATATTTGGTCAAAGCCCTACTGATAGTGTTTTCAAGCATATTTAAAGATACTGATGAAGCACTGCCTAATCTATTTCATTATATAAGACATGAAACAGTGCAGTGGAACAGTAAAGATGTTCTTTGACCTTACTCAACATGTATTTTTAGTTTTGGTCCCTAGAACAGGTATCACAACACAACCGCAACACGACACGACTAAGTAGAGTCTGAGGCAATGGGTGCTAAAAGGTGCTCAGGCAATATGAATATTGAAATACTTGCTTACagttttgcaaaaacaaatgttgagtAATGGGTTGTTTATCATCTACAAATCTGATTATTATATTGCTTAAATAACATCACTGCCATGAGTACATTCGCAGGCAACACTGAACACACTTACATTCACTTTTTTTCTAGAAATCTTTGTAGATATTGTACTGCAAGACGTCGGTATAATCGAGCTTTGTCAAAATTATTGGAGATGAAATGAATCAGCTGGCTAGACACActagtaaatgtaaaaatactattattttaagGGTTGAGAAATGCATTGGGTTCagacattttgacacatttgtgcTTCATCATCCTACAAAAACCAAAACCACCTGCTCGAGCCATGTCGAGTCGAACACAATCATCTGGGCAACATTGaacattcttttaaacattGATTTGACATTGAAAAAGTGACAGCGCTACCAAAGGCAGGGCTGTATCGACTGTTTCcataaagaaaattaataatctctttaacaaaatatatatatatgtatccTGACTGGAATGCACGGAACCAGACCTAACAGTTGTGGAGAGGAGACACGAAGACAATGACACAGGAAGTGATCACAATGGCAACCAGTACAAGTCTACATGTCTCTAAACCTGTTGACACTATTGGGACTAAGTGCTACATTTTTCACCAAAAGTAAGGTTTAAAATTGTGAGGCTGTAGATAATGTACATAAGTGTATAATTTCACcctttatgtatttaaaaataaccttgaatCACCATGACAAAATGTCAGCAAGTAACATGTAAACAAACTCTGTTATCCGGCAATGACTGAATCATGGgaaacagaaacatttctcaagGTTAGGGTCAATGAACATTACCATTTGTCAATATGatgatttgtaaaaaataatgcaGTGAAGCGTGTAGttccttcaaaataaaaccacCAAATAAAAATGCCACAACACTTAGCTTCACAGTAACGTTTCATTACAGCAGTGTATGTGATGGTAGAAGTCATGAAAGTTAAGAGTTTTGGTAAACAATTTCTGTCAGACTAGCCTGGGAATCAAACATGGCTGCTTTCAAGTCCAACCCTCCCacgagagagagaaatcagTAGCAAGACAGCTTATCAACAGTCAAAATGCATCTCGAGAGCATCTTCAAAATTCTGGTCCTCATCGGCACTGGAAGTGAGGAACGAGGCCATAGGCGAGCCTGCGGAGAGGCTGAGGACTCCAGCGTTGGACCCAGCATTTCGCACCGAAATGCTTGTAAGGTTGATGCCCAGCGTGAGCCTCGTCTGCTCCAGAGCTTTCTCCGGCACGGCGAACGCCTCCAGTTTCTTCTCCCCGTTGGCCATGTATGAGTTTTGACAGCCCCTGCAGATGCAGTCCAAACAGGCCTTCCGGTTGGAGTAGCAGGGGCATCTTTGACCTCTACAGGTAAGAACACTTGGATTCTGAGTTGCTCTGCCACATTTGCAACCCTTCTTCTCTTGCGTCTTTTTGTATGCAACTTTGGTGGGCTGTCCTGGTAATATACTAGCAGGGAGCACCCTGTCCTTCGCCTTGCCCTTCGATTTAGGGACGGCGACTTTACTCTTCGACTGAACCTTCTTATTACCCGAATCTGCGTTTACCTGTATGTTTTTAGTTAAATCCAACATGGCCTTGTTGACTTTCAGGACACCTCCATTGGAGACCACCACAGCGGGTTGAGAGGGAGGTTTAGGTTCACACGCTGACTTCGCCGGTGCTGTGGCCGCAACCGAGGGCCCCTGGATGAAACTAGCAATGGGGAGAGGCTGGATCATCTCGCTGTCACTCTCAGAGCGAGAACGCTTTCGGCTCAGTCTGACTTTCCGGTGGGACGCGGCAAGACACGTCATACCCGTCTGAGGCTGCTGTGGGTGGTCTGATGAACCTGTGGTCAACGACGATTGCGGACTTTGCTCCGCTGGTGTTTCAGTCTTGTGCTGTTGAGCAGCGGAGCAGTCTTTGTTCTCAAAATCAGTTTCAGAGGTCTCCATTGAACATGTGTCTAGCTTAGCGCCGCTCGCCTGACTGACGATGCTGTTTAAAACATCAACAGTAACAGCGTCTGTGTTTAATTCTTTCGAATTTAAAGGTTCCCTCACAGTGACTGGCTTGGGTGTATCCAGCTCGGTTGCGTCAACAGTATATCATCCGAGCCAGACGGGTTCACATCAATAGAATTATTCGAGGACTCCACCTCGGTTTTAATGTGAGGAGCGTCCAAATTGTCTGTTTGACTGTGCGCGTCCGAAATGCTAAACTGTTCCTGTTCTTCCTTCACCGTCCCTAACACTTCTTCCAACATTTTCTTCACCTCGGGATAACCTTCGACCCCCAAGGCGCTTTGCTGAGTATTCATGCACACCGACACATAATCGCAGAGATTCCTATAGCAGTCAACCAGAATCTGAAGCTGTTTATTCTCCTCAAACTCCTCCCAGTCTTTACACCAGCTGCACGACGGCTTCAACATCATCTTTTCACCTTTGCAGCCCATGCAAACGTAGTGCTGGCAAGATGAGTTTTTAGGAGCAATTGGATCCTGAAGCAAATTCCCTAGATGGAAACAAACAACACGTTAGTTGCAGGCAATCACACATGAAAGGAATCTAGATTTGTGCAGATCCTCACCACACGCCAGGCAGGAGAGAGAGTCTCTAAAGAAATTCAGAACGTTAAACAATCCTCCGTATGTCTCCGGGTCTTCGGGGTCGCACTGCATGAGAGAGCGACACGCAGACACGTACAGCGAGGTGGCATTTACCGGATTCATTTCAGCGATTTGCGTTTATAACAGAGCGAGAGGAGCGAGACGATCAGCTGCAGTATAGAGAGGGAGCCTGATGCTCGTTCACGAAACCCAGACTTCCAATGCAGAATAACTGTGAGAATACAATCAACCAGGCTTCACCCAACGCCACAAACAAAGAGTGTAAGAGGACATGACTCACAAGCAGGGATGCCGGTTTGAGTTTTATGCCCGTTAACATGTCAAAACGTTATTTGGTGTGATTGTTGCTGCATAGATTATCCATCTgaactgtgaaaataaaacctTGCGCGGCGTTTAACCGCAGACTGTAGTTTAATTTAACTCTCACGTTCCATGCGAGACACCGATTACCTCAAAATCCAAAGAGCTGCACTTTTGTgatcaaacacacagagacagagatgaTAAAAGGCATTTTAGTAGTCCACACAACAGGCCTTGCGGTTTACTGTTGCTGGAGCGACACTGCAGCTGTTATCAGTTCGTAAGCGAAAGCTTATAAAGGAAATGTCCAAAAATGATAATCCTTGAAATAGCCCAGCTCTGTTACAGCGGGTGGATGCACACTTGGGTCGAACAACAGACAACACAATTCGCTAAACGCTGCTAGCTCGTTTGCTAGCTTATGTTGTGAACACTTCTTCGTGTTCTGGAACACGGCCGCTTTCTCTCAGCAAGTCCAACAGTCTTCCGTCTTAGGGACGCGTCGTCTATGCAGCGTTTGGTTGAATTCTATCCGCACCAAAACATTCACAAAAGCTTTGGTTGTTATTCCACTGTTAACTTTTGCATCCTGAGAGACAATACCAAACAACAGTAAAGAGCGCCTCGATTTGAACATGACACGCGTGAGTACTGCCCCCTAGTGTGTGACTGTATAAACCACACGCTGCCTGCAGGGTGAAACGTCGCCTGTTCCAGTATTGCAACATTTGAAAGGATTTATGTATTAAACGAATAAatcaacaagaaaaaaaatgtgttttgttaacgttgatcttattttgtatttaagtaAACACCCTTTTACCAGATGCTGTGGTACTTTGgggttttttacatcattttacaacattttttcgTGAATTGCGCAATTGAAATATTCCCACAAAGGAAGTGTGTATACAACTCATGAAACACCGAAATGCGAAATACAggaaataataaagtatttattatttaaataaatacatttaggtGATTACATTTAGTATTTACTAATAGTAACcaacattttctctttaatCATTCTTCCGTCATAAAATTGAAATCTGGGTAAGATAGGAAATGACTAAAAAACATTTCCCCTTAAATCCAAGTCCTCCGCAACAATTCTCGGGAAATGTAGTTTATACTTTTTGACATTTAGTTAGGACTACATCGTTCACGTACGCCTAACTAAACACACCTCTACAGTGATTGGTTCCGTATGCACGCCTCTTCACCAATCGCACGGCGATTGGCTTTAAAACAGAACGCCCGTCGGTGATTGGCTGAAGAACATAGTCACGATTGTCGACGCTTTCCTGTGCCCTCCGTGTAGCAGGAATGGCGACCTACGCGTTAATGCGAAGCAGTCTGGGACTATTAAAAAGTCTAAAATATCCCTTAAGAGGAGTATATCAGATTCCTAATGGCACAGTTGCTCAATCAAAGTTGCAAAATGCAAGATGGTATTGTTCCCGTCACATGTCTGTGCAGGAGAGAATCGAAAAGAAGCGAAATGCAGCGCTCGCGGGAGGAGGACAGAAGAGAATAGATGCACAGCACAAACGGGTAACGTTCACATAATACAACTttcttaaaatgaattaatattatgCAATGGTTATAGTTATGCTAATGTTTCTGTTAGGGTAAActgacagcgagagagagagttgagCTCTTGCTTGACCCTGATTCGTTCGTGGAGTATGACATGTTTGTGGAGCATCGCTGTTCTGACTTCGGCATGGAGGCAGATCATAATAAGGTCAGACGCTTACATACTATTAACACCCTGCCAAACATTGaattatgtgcattttaaatgtttgcaaataCATCACGCTTATCGTAGTGTGTCACATTTACCTGCTCGACTTTGTGCGCAGTTCCCAGGGGACAGTGTGGTGACTGGACAGGGCAGAATCGACGGCAGGCTGGTTTATGTTTTCAGCCAGGTATAAAACTATGTTGCacatactttaaataaaataaaaattgtaattgCTCACTTTTCTTCTAACATAGTTATGTGTTGTCAGGACTTCACAGTGTTTGGAGGCAGTTTATCAGGCGCGCATGCTCAGAAGATATCCAAGGCAAGTTTGTTTCCTTGTTTTGAGCTTACTGAAGTCAGTCTGCAAGCTGAAATAAAACCGCTTTGATTTTATTCGACAGATCATGGACCAGGCAATGCTGGTGGGAGCACCGGTTATCGGCTTGAATGACTCCGGTGGAGCCCGCATTCAGGAAGGAGTCGAGTCCCTTGCGGGATACGCAGACATATTTCTTGTAAGATTaacataaaattgtatttaatgtttaagGATTTCTTTTTGACGACTGTATTTGTTCTTTAGCGTAATGTGATGGCGTCAGGCGTAATTCCTCAGATCTCTCTCATCATGGGTCCATGTGCAGGCGGAGCTGTGTACTCACCTGCTCTTACAGACTTTACTTTCATGGTGAAGGTAAGAGAATCAATGTATTAAACACATTCTTAGTCTAGATTTTAAAGCGtaaatgcataataataataataatccatATGATCAAacatcttgtttttacaggacACCTCTTATCTCTTCATCACCGGTCCAGATGTGGTGAAGTCTGTCACGAATGAGGATGTGACGCAGGAGCAGCTGGGTGGAGCAAAAACCCACACTTCAGTGTCTGGTATGGATTTTCCTCGCCTGTACCTCTGAATATGTTATTGTGAAGATGTTTGTGGTGTGTTATTAAGCATGATATTATGTTATAACAACAGACGTGGTTTGTAAGCTTGGCTTACAGGTAGCATAACAGTAGTTCTGTTTTTTCACTGTGTTTCAGGTGTTGCTCATCAGGCCTTTGAAAATGATATTGATGCCCTTTTGAATTTACGAGACTTTTTTAATTACCTTCCACTAAGCAACAAGGATCCAGCTCCGGTCATTGAGTGTCACGATCCCAA is from Triplophysa dalaica isolate WHDGS20190420 chromosome 3, ASM1584641v1, whole genome shotgun sequence and encodes:
- the msl2a gene encoding LOW QUALITY PROTEIN: E3 ubiquitin-protein ligase MSL2a (The sequence of the model RefSeq protein was modified relative to this genomic sequence to represent the inferred CDS: deleted 2 bases in 1 codon); the encoded protein is MNPVNATSLYVSACRSLMQCDPEDPETYGGLFNVLNFFRDSLSCLACGNLLQDPIAPKNSSCQHYVCMGCKGEKMMLKPSCSWCKDWEEFEENKQLQILVDCYRNLCDYVSVCMNTQQSALGVEGYPEVKKMLEEVLGTVKEEQEQFSISDAHSQTDNLDAPHIKTEVESSNNSIDVNPSGSDDTVDATELDTPKPVTVREPLNSKELNTDAVTVDVLNSIVSQASGAKLDTCSMETSETDFENKDCSAAQQHKTETPAEQSPQSSLTTGSSDHPQQPQTGMTCLAASHRKVRLSRKRSRSESDSEMIQPLPIASFIQGPSVAATAPAKSACEPKPPSQPAVVVSNGGVLKVNKAMLDLTKNIQVNADSGNKKVQSKSKVAVPKSKGKAKDRVLPASILPGQPTKVAYKKTQEKKGCKCGRATQNPSVLTCRGQRCPCYSNRKACLDCICRGCQNSYMANGEKKLEAFAVPEKALEQTRLTLGINLTSISVRNAGSNAGVLSLSAGSPMASFLTSSADEDQNFEDALEMHFDC
- the pccb gene encoding propionyl-CoA carboxylase beta chain, mitochondrial; its protein translation is MATYALMRSSLGLLKSLKYPLRGVYQIPNGTVAQSKLQNARWYCSRHMSVQERIEKKRNAALAGGGQKRIDAQHKRGKLTARERVELLLDPDSFVEYDMFVEHRCSDFGMEADHNKFPGDSVVTGQGRIDGRLVYVFSQDFTVFGGSLSGAHAQKISKIMDQAMLVGAPVIGLNDSGGARIQEGVESLAGYADIFLRNVMASGVIPQISLIMGPCAGGAVYSPALTDFTFMVKDTSYLFITGPDVVKSVTNEDVTQEQLGGAKTHTSVSGVAHQAFENDIDALLNLRDFFNYLPLSNKDPAPVIECHDPKDRLCPGLDIIVPHESTKAFDMLDVVHSIVDERKFFEIMPNYARNIVVGFARMNGRTVGIVGNQPKVASGCLDINSSVKGARFVRFCDAFNIPIITFVDVPGFLPGTAQEYGGIIRHGAKLLYSYAEATVPKITVITRKAYGGAYDVMSSKHLRGDVNYAWPTAEVAVMGAKGAVQIIFRGKKNQAEAEAEYVEKFANPFPAAVRGFVDDIIQPSTTRKRICRDLEVLASKKQTNPWKKHANIPL
- the nceh1a gene encoding neutral cholesterol ester hydrolase 1a, translating into MKLLCGITLILSIAVAYYIYIPLPGQISEPWKLMVLDATFRGVVWMGDVAHSVGLSHSVRVINFAVVSFESIVPVTYKEILVEDTLFDGVHVRIYHPPGKKEGYLRRAVVFIHGGGWSLGAPKLGSYDSLCGQMSVDLDAVVVTVDYRMAPDVHFPVQYEDCVQAAKHFLKPATLAQYLVDPERVAVCGDSAGGNLAAAVAQRIGIDDSISVKFKLQVLIYPVLQALDFNTASYQQNQNVPILYRKLMARFWLEYLGADPDLIHSLLINNHTALDQNHMSLNSSKLDWTTLLPKKMIKHYKPVIPVTGSSNILKDVPALLDARAAPLLAEEEVLRMAPRAYVLTGEHDVLRDDGIMYARRLELAGVHVTNDHYEDGFHGCVSFAFWPCFFSVGMRAVQNYIAWVDENL